The following proteins are encoded in a genomic region of Vicugna pacos chromosome 16, VicPac4, whole genome shotgun sequence:
- the LOC140686157 gene encoding LOW QUALITY PROTEIN: protein CD300H-like (The sequence of the model RefSeq protein was modified relative to this genomic sequence to represent the inferred CDS: inserted 2 bases in 1 codon): protein MARVLCDPDLVFRVKTILIVFPTLFDSECPHNVTGTVRGSWSIQCWYKKEYKAFYKYCCRQPCLLLWHQIMQARGQRXEVRWGQVSIVDHPGDLTFTVTLENLTAADAGKYRCGVTMILQKGLLGFLPEPFFQVQVIVSPGLSRARAPSLTQDQERNPEMVQAQRSLLSSVHFLLLVLLKVPLFLGTLSAVLWVNRPQRATGGETQGPLLNTFD, encoded by the exons ATGGCCCGTGTCCTGTGTGACCCAGACCT TGTCTTCAGGGTGAAAACAATACTGATTGTGTTTCCCACGCTTTTTGACTCTGAGTGCCCCCACAACGTGACAGGCACCGTGAGGGGATCCTGGAGCATACAATGTTGGTACAAGAAGGAATATAAGGCCTTTTACAAATACTGTTGCAGACAACCATGCTTGCTACTTTGGCACCAGATCATGCAGGCCAGAGGCCAAAG AGAGGTGAGGTGGGGCCAAGTGTCCATTGTGGACCATCCTGGGGACCTCACCTTCACCGTGACCTTGGAGAACCTCACTGCAGCCGATGCAGGAAAATACAGGTGTGGGGTTACAATGATCCTGCAGAAAGGACTCCTTGGCTTCCTGCCTGAACCCTTTTTCCAGGTTCAGGTGATTGTTTCCCCAG GCCTCTCAAGAGCCAGGGCCCCAAGTCTCACCCAGGATCAGGAGAGGAACCCTGAGATGGTCCAGGCTCAGAG ATCCCTGCTCAGCAGTGTCCACTTCCTGCTCCTTGTCCTCCTGAAGGTGCCCCTGTTCCTGGGCACGCTCAGTGCCGTCCTCTGGGTCAACAGGCCTCAGCGAGCAACTG GTGGAGAGACCCAGGGCCCCCTGCTGAACACGTTCGACTAG